TATGCCACCGTGTATTCTCTCATTGTTGTAAAACTCAACGTACTCAGAAACCAACCTTCTCATCTCCTCAAAATCCTCAATCTCAAACCGTTGAAATACTTCCCTTTCAAGGCAAGAG
The sequence above is drawn from the Desulfurobacteriaceae bacterium genome and encodes:
- a CDS encoding IS3 family transposase → SCLEREVFQRFEIEDFEEMRRLVSEYVEFYNNERIHGGIGYKAPREKYLEYLGSRQEILANVG